The following coding sequences lie in one Xylocopa sonorina isolate GNS202 chromosome 15, iyXylSono1_principal, whole genome shotgun sequence genomic window:
- the Dhc98d gene encoding dynein heavy chain at 89D yields the protein MSGSILVECQLRFELNFDWDVFEIIHEAELMEQLGFELSPIVKDASIQKDRLRRDLEIMQRVIDQYNEMIDKMDKADIQLLRNTLLEIEKYIQPGVMRFNWNSLNITDYAQSCEKLLKNLNSMVDQVNHVKADLDNRINTELQTYNLFSLSPELYENGESMQCKTYFHEIQNRRTNLITAMTVMYQSTSPILIKLESLVLGTFTGKSPAMQLFYEKYERKIFHGLLMCMIRNLVCFNKSLIGYKPIFQVDAVLIASEAVLRPSPSEIYNTVLQNVKNLLEELKVFPRWMHGTCLECKPQRKNDTESYATFTFFEDVMSIQVVNDNILMVQRSAHKLALECWHYLHRWKKYSNLWSFDKNLAADKYAATSPTLLQYDEKFTFYDGILEEVAEMASHHDLYCVRINLGLLLSGVKQHATEWKQILGNFLLNETIHGMHDLSQMIENFRTEVELVITGLDRFTSVMQAIADIKRAAIQTEVRYTTYQETFRTFRSHDISFPEEDEQTAYNLQRDWESLYLGALYRASTLESTSDRFSDMTQEQINGFVEELAEFANDFEVNGPGSVQEDLELGLKKMDEYGKLIAKYEERRLSLINSEILFDLPATDYSTFLKVKKEYEGMELLYELYKEQKSTRDVWAQTLWVNLNPQQLIEGMDHFIREFRKLPKFVKNLTVGQALDANMKSFKNSVPLFIELKNEAMRERHWKQLMKKTGRYFDMNPDRFTLENMFAMELGKYQEIAKEIVMNAVKELAIERGLRELTEAWKHMEFTVVKHYKGIEDRGFILGPVDELNQVLEDNMMNVNGMAGSQFIGPFLDAVQKWETTMHTISEVLELWIELQRKWLYLEGIFVGGDIRMQLPDEAKKFDEIDKSFRKIMVDTSKRLNVLECCTIKGRLEEFEAMILGLDKCQKSLTDYLNGKRAIFPRFTFLSDDELLSILGSGLPTAIQEHVGKMFDNLDKFRFELNNTERTVVTALISCEREVMEFKNVVLADGKIEEWMVLALEEMKRSNRYLTKKALFNYGKVRRPRTEWMMDFQGMMVLAANQIWWTAEVENVFTKISQGQMRAMKEYLNQLNNQLNEVVKLMGRDTLTNNDRKKFDTVLTIDVHMRDIIEAFVRDSIIDPLEFAWESQLRFYWVHDLDNVWMYQCTGTFEYGYEYMGLNGRLVVTPLTDRIYLTITQALSMHLGGAPAGPAGTGKTETTKDLAKALGLLCIVTNCGEGMDYVAIGKTLSGLAQCGAWGCFDEFNRIDVSVLSVISTQLQTIRSALMANANRFMFEGQDIVLDSKVGIFITMNPGYAGRTELPESVKALFRPVVCIVPDNELICQIKLFSSGFLTAKHLAKKMTVLYKLAREQLSKQNHYDFGLRALKSVLNMAGQLRRASGELAEDVLLMRALRDVNLPKFIFDDVPLFLGLIADLFPGLDCPRVHYPDFDQAVERVLKEQGYTVLPDQIDKVIQLYEVMMTRHSTMVVGPTGGGKTLVINTLCKAQIRLDLPTKLYTLNPKACTVNELYGVLDPVTRDWTDGLLSNIFRDVNKPSESTSLHERKYILFDGDVDPQWIENMNSVMDDNKLLTLANQERIKMQNHCSLLFEVGDLQYASPATVSRAGMVYVDPKSLGYQPYMDKWIRGKNESDQEQLSGMCEKYVHGSIALIIEGMLGLQQVKPLKMIIPQTGLNMTVQFCYVFDGLLSILDGQETTGGTKTEEDENAKGEPMYTRQEILEAMYIQSCYWSLGASLVAENRPDFDDYMKRTCGFMLVQDTIEKPATVRYVPVTHKLLYDYILNLEKNIWLPWKHLVPEYVHDRQKSFSDILVPTIDTLRTTWLVRTMNERDRPALLVGETGTSKTAIIQEFLRNLSSEKYNTLLINFSSRTSSMDVQRNIEAVVEKRTREIYGPPPGKKLLIFIDDMNMPVVDTYGTQQPIALLKFLFETGGFYDRGKDLSFKYMNNICYLAAMGKPGGGRNEVDPRFISMFSVYNVIVPEDETLNYIYTSILGGHFQIFSEEVQGITKDLVRISLDIYQKVTAVLMPTPSRFHYIFNMRDLSRIVAGLVQSHPDYLSTVKQIVRLWRNEFTRVMCDRLITEDDEKIVDEYIREKIKETWEEEREVIEYAMRDPLLFGDFRNAINDDEPRFYEDLLDYEAVYTLFLEIYEDYNERNVSGLHMVLFNDALDHLTRVHRALRMHRGHVLVIGTGGSGKRSVIKLAAFAANYRTFQISLTRGYNEASFREDTKNLYNMVGVENQRIVFLFTSSHIVDESFLELVNNMLMTGVVPALFTDEEKDEIVNSCRNQAVEAGFGVTRESVWSYFVKTSVQNLRIALSMTPSGDFLRTRCRSYPGLVNSTTIDWMFPWPEQALVAVANVTLRENRNVPQDYRKVLVEHMVFAHKTVCDYTTEFQTKLRRKNYVTPKHYLDFMDKYLALLSETKDYIDSQCNRLTGGLQKIAEASVTLNELNEILAVQRVKVADQTKNCEQLLASIGESTDIAMAKKQLSETERQAIEEQRKVIDKEETEARQALAEAQPALDAARAALGELEKADITEIRSFATPPEPVQIVSECVAMLRGIKDISWKGAKGMMSDPAFLRTLQEMNCDKITFKQQQAVRAHLKKTTKLDQMQSISKAGYGLYKFVLAVLDYCAVFKEVKPKIDRVKELESESERARKALEREERELKRIEKAIGELNIKYENAMAERQKLQEETDLLQRRLIAADKLINGLSSENERWKKELEALHGQIEKITGNCLLSAGFLAYCGPFTYEYRNKMLYEDWWNSITKKRIPFTDTYRIETQLSNDVEISTWTSEGLPPDELSVQNGILTMRASRFPVCIDPQQQALNWIKKKEQKKNLKILSFTDPDFLKQVELAIKYGLPVLFQDVDEVDPVLDNVLSKNIQTVGGRVFVLLGDKEVDYDPKFRMYLTTKLSNPIFNAALYAKTTVINYMVTTGGLEDQLLSVVVRAERPDVEEQRESLIAETSENKALLQQLEDSLLREIATNQGNMLDNIELIETLENTKSSANEVTRKLYLAEVTAADVNKLRDGYRPVAKRGAILFFVLADLATVNTMYQYSLLSYVEVFVFSLKRALPDPTLQRRLQNIIPMLTKNVYDYGCTGIFERHKLLFSFQISAKLEESMGHISQRQLDFFVKGCFGLEKAASINPTEWLPASGWADLLKLSNDFPDKFDRLPEELSNNVETWEAWYNLDAPESEDFPLDYSNKLKPFEKLMLMRCFRVDRVYRTIIDYISQVMGDEYITPPHVSFDSIFEQSSPTLPVVFILSPGSDPTSELMKLADRYGCGGGKFKYLSLGQGQEATAFELLEIAVSRGQWLMFQNCHLLLSFAKELEKLLENVGNYHPDFRLWLTTDPTPNFPIGILQKSLKVVTEPPNGLKLNIQNTYLNMRPQVLERCEHPMYKHLIYVLAFYHAVVQERRRYDKIGWNINYDFNESDFNVCTTILDTYLTKAAFSNDTRIPWNSLKYLIGEVMYGGRVIDSYDRRVSHTYMDEYFGDFIFDSFQPFHFYHDQHVDYVIPPNGEHDDYLEFIEELPLVNTPEVFGLHPNAEIGYFTQAAKEMWSNLIELQPQAEQCYILEVTGVGISKEEFIDNTAKEVSDKVPAEYDLVKVKKNFGPVITPTTIVLFQELERFNRLIRTMKKTLSQLRKAIAGEIGMDTTLESISAALYNGILPKEWAKLAPDTRKTLGGWMEHFEKRIQQYTSWAGTNEPIVLWLAGLHIPETYLAALVQMACHRNSWSLDRSLTYTAVTRYTRPEKIEERPDQGCYVSGLYLEGARWDLEGQCLNRSHPKVLVEELPVLIIIPVEAHRLRLQNTFATPVYTTSNRRNAMGVGLVFEANLATTEHISHWVLQGVCLILNTD from the exons GTGTATGATCAGGAACTTGGTGTGTTTCAACAAAAGCCTGATCGGTTACAAGCCGATCTTTCAAGTGGACGCCGTGCTGATCGCTTCGGAGGCGGTTCTGAGGCCATCCCCCAGCGAAATTTACAACACCGTGCTGCAGAACGTGAAGAATTTGCTGGAGGAGTTGAAGGTGTTCCCCAGGTGGATGCACGGAACTTGCTTGGAGTGCAAACCTCAAAGGAAGAACGACACCGAGAGTTACGCGACGTTCACGTTCTTCGAGGATGTGATGAGCATTCAG GTGGTCAATGATAATATACTAATGGTTCAAAGATCGGCGCATAAATTAGCGCTCGAGTGTTGGCACTATCTGCACAGGTGGAAAAAGTATAGCAATCTTTGGTCGTTCGACAAGAACCTGGCTGCTGATAAGTACGCTGCCACCTCGCCTACTTTGCTGCAGTACGACGAGAAGTTCACGTTTTACGACGGTATTCTCGAAGAAGTCGCCGAAATGGCGTCCCACCATGATCTCTACTGTGTACG GATCAATCTCGGTCTGTTGTTGTCCGGCGTGAAGCAACACGCAACAGAATGGAAACAGATTCTCGGGAATTTCCTTTTAAACGAAACGATCCACGGGATGCACGACTTGAGTCAGATGATCGAAAATTTCCGAACCGAAGTGGAGCTGGTAATCACTGGCTTGGATCGTTTCACGTCCGTGATGCAGGCGATCGCCGACATAAAACGGGCGGCGATCCAAACGGAAGTTCGTTACACGACCTACCAG GAAACTTTTCGAACGTTCCGTAGCCACGATATATCATTCCCCGAGGAAGACGAGCAAACGGCGTACAATCTGCAACGGGACTGGGAATCTCTGTATTTGGGTGCCTTGTACAGAGCTTCGACTCTCGAGAGTACTTCCGATAGATTCTCAGACATGACGCAGGAGCAAATAAATGGGTTCGTGGAAGAACTTGCAGAGTTCGCGAATGATTTCGAGGTTAACGGCCCTGGCAGTGTTCAAGAGGACCTTGAACTTGGATTGAAGAAGATGGAC GAATATGGAAAGCTGATCGCGAAATACGAAGAGAGACGGCTCAGCCTGATAAATTCCGAGATACTGTTCGACCTGCCGGCGACCGATTACTCGACGTTCCTAAAAGTGAAGAAGGAATACGAAGGGATGGAGTTACTATACGAGCTGTACAAGGAGCAAAAGAGCACGAGGGACGTGTGGGCGCAGACGCTTTGGGTGAACCTGAACCCTCAACAGTTGATCGAGGGGATGGATCACTTCATTCGAGAATTTCGTAAACTGCCCAAGTTCGTGAAGAATCTGACCGTTGGACAGGCCTTGGATGCGAACATGAAGAGTTTCAAGAATTCCGTTCCGCTGTTCATCGAACTGAAAAATGAGGCGATGAGGGAGAGGCATTGGAAGCAATTGATGAAGAAGACTGGACGATATTTTGATATGAACCCAGACAG ATTCACCCTGGAAAACATGTTCGCGATGGAGCTCGGCAAGTACCAGGAAATAGCCAAAGAGATCGTAATGAACGCGGTGAAAGAGCTCGCCATCGAAAGAGGCCTAAGAGAGTTAACCGAAGCGTGGAAACACATGGAATTCACCGTGGTGAAACATTACAAAG GCATCGAGGACCGTGGATTTATACTGGGGCCGGTGGACGAGCTAAATCAAGTCCTGGAGGACAAtatgatgaatgtgaatggcatGGCGGGTTCCCAGTTCATCGGACCGTTCCTCGACGCCGTTCAAAAATGGGAGACCACGATGCACACAATCTCCGAGGTCCTGGAACTCTGGATCGAGCTTCAAAGGAAATGGTTGTACCTCGAGGGCATATTCGTGGGTGGCGACATAAGGATGCAGCTGCCCGACGAGGCGAAAAAGTTTGACGAAATAGACAAATCGTTCAGGAAGATCATGGTGGACACCTCGAAGAGGCTGAACGTCCTCGAGTGTTGCACGATCAAAG GTCGGCTGGAAGAGTTCGAGGCGATGATCCTAGGGCTGGACAAGTGCCAGAAATCGTTGACGGACTACTTGAACGGAAAACGAGCAATTTTCCCACGGTTCACGTTCCTTAGCGACGACGAGCTGCTGAGCATCCTCGGCAGCGGTTTACCCACGGCCATCCAAGAACACGTGGGCAAGATGTTCGATAATTTGGACAAATTTCGTTTCGAGTTGAACAATACCGAACGCACGGTTGTGACCGCGTTGATCTCTTGCGAGAGAGAGGTGATGGAATTCAAGAACGTGGTCCTGGCCGATGGAAAGATCGAAGAATGGATGGTGCTCGCTTTGGAAGAGATGAAGCGGTCGAATCGATACTTGACGAAGAAGGCTCTCTTCAATTATGGAAAG GTCAGGAGACCGAGGACAGAATGGATGATGGACTTTCAAGGAATGATGGTCCTGGCAGCAAATCAAATATGGTGGACGGCAGAAGTGGAGAACGTGTTTACGAAAATTTCTCAAGGACAAATGCGTGCCATGAAAGAG TATTTAAACCAACTGAATAACCAATTGAACGAAGTGGTGAAACTGATGGGTAGAGACACGTTAACCAATAACGACAGAAAAAAATTCGACACGGTGTTAACGATCGATGTCCACATGAGAGATATTATCGAGGCGTTTGTCAGAGATAGCATCATCGATCCTTTGGAATTCGCATGGGAAAGCCAATTACG ATTCTACTGGGTTCACGACTTGGACAATGTCTGGATGTACCAGTGCACGGGAACGTTCGAATACGGTTACGAGTACATGGGCCTTAACGGCAGGCTGGTAGTTACGCCTTTGACGGATAGAATCTACTTGACTATTACGCAAGCCCTCTCGATGCATCTAGGCGGTGCTCCTGCGG GTCCCGCTGGAACAGGGAAGACGGAGACTACGAAGGACTTGGCGAAAGCGTTAGGATTGCTCTGCATCGTGACGAATTGCGGCGAGGGGATGGACTACGTGGCGATTGGGAAGACCCTGAGTGGTCTGGCGCAGTGCGGTGCATGGGGATGCTTCGATGAATTCAATCGTATCGACGTTTCTGTGCTATCGGTGATCTCTACGCAGCTTCAGACTATACGATCCGCGTTGATGGCAAACGCGAACAGATTTATG TTCGAGGGCCAAGACATAGTGCTCGACTCGAAAGTGGGCATATTCATAACGATGAACCCGGGTTACGCCGGTCGCACGGAACTTCCGGAGTCGGTGAAGGCCCTCTTCAGGCCGGTGGTGTGCATAGTGCCGGATAACGAGCTGATCTGCCAGATAAAACTGTTCAGCTCCGGCTTCTTGACCGCGAAGCACCTCGCGAAGAAGATGACGGTCCTGTACAAATTGGCGCGCGAGCAACTGAGCAAGCAGAACCACTACGACTTCGGTCTGAGGGCACTCAAGTCCGTGCTGAACATGGCTGGCCAGCTGAGGAGGGCATCCGGCGAGCTGGCTGAGGACGTGCTGCTCATGAGGGCGCTTAGGGACGTGAACCTGCCGAAATTCATTTTCGACGACGTCCCATTGTTCTTGGGGCTGATCGCGGACCTGTTCCCGGGCCTCGATTGCCCGCGGGTTCATTACCCCGATTTCGATCAGGCGGTCGAACGAGTACTGAAGGAGCAAGGTTATACCGTCTTACCCGACCAG ATAGATAAGGTGATTCAATTGTACGAAGTGATGATGACCAGGCATTCGACGATGGTGGTCGGGCCAACAGGAGGTGGGAAGACTCTCGTCATAAACACCCTTTGCAAAGCTCAAATTCGCCTCGATCTACCCACCAAACTCTACACGCTGAATCctaaa GCGTGCACGGTGAACGAACTTTACGGCGTTCTGGACCCGGTAACTCGCGATTGGACAGACGGGCTTCTCAGTAATATCTTTCGAGACGTGAACAAACCTTCGGAATCGACGAGCCTGCACGAAAGAAAGTACATTCTCTTCGATGGTGACGTCGATCCTCAATGGATCGAGAACATGAACTCTGTGATGGACGataacaaattacttactctGGCGAACCAGGAGAGGATCAAGATGCAGAATCATTGCAGTCTACTGTTCGAG GTAGGCGACCTACAATACGCCTCGCCAGCGACAGTGTCCAGAGCAGGTATGGTCTACGTAGACCCGAAGAGCCTGGGTTATCAGCCGTACATGGACAAATGGATACGAGGCAAAAACGAATCGGATCAGGAGCAGTTGAGCGGAATGTGCGAGAAATACGTGCACGGATCTATCGCGCTCATTATAGAAGGAATGTTGGGTTTGCAGCAGGTCAAACCGCTTAAGATGATAATACCGCAGACAGGGCTAAACATG ACGGTGCAATTTTGTTACGTGTTCGACGGTTTGCTCTCGATTCTGGACGGCCAAGAAACCACCGGCGGTACTAAAACCGAGGAAGACGAGAACGCGAAAGGGGAGCCAATGTACACGAGACAGGAAATTCTCGAGGCGATGTACATCCAATCTTGTTACTGGTCCCTGGGCGCCTCTTTAGTCGCCGAGAACAGACCCGACTTTGACGATTACATGAAGAGAACTTGCGGATTCATGCTTGTTCAGGATACCATTGAAAAACCGGCTACTGTGC GATACGTTCCAGTGACCCATAAATTATTGTACGACTACATCCTGAACTTAGAAAAGAACATTTGGTTACCATGGAAGCATCTGGTTCCCGAATACGTGCACGACAGACAGAAAAGTTTCTCCGACATTTTGGTTCCCACCATAGACACTCTAAGGACCACGTGGCTCGTTAGGACGATGAACGAACGCGATAGACCAGCTCTGCTAGTTGGCGAAACTGGTACCTCGAAGACGGCTATAATTCAAGAGTTTCTGCGAAATTTGAGCTCCGAGAAATAT AATACGCTTCTGATTAATTTCTCGTCGAGAACGAGCTCGATGGACGTGCAACGGAACATCGAAGCCGTAGTGGAGAAAAGAACGAGAGAAATATATGGACCACCCCCTGGTAAAAAATTGCTGATCTTTATCGATGACATGAACATGCCAGTGGTGGACACTTATGGTACCCAGCAGCCTATAGCTCTTCTCAAGTTTCTGTTCGAAACGGGTGGTTTCTACGATCGCGGGAAGGATCTGTCTTTCAAGTACATGAACAACATCT GCTATTTGGCAGCGATGGGTAAACCTGGCGGAGGAAGAAACGAAGTGGACCCGAGGTTCATCTCCATGTTTTCCGTCTACAACGTCATCGTCCCAGAAGACGAGACTCTCAATTACATCTACACGAGCATACTAGGCGGTCATTTCCAGATATTTTCAGAAGAGGTGCAAGGAATCACTAAAGATTTAGTGCGAATCTCTCTGGACATCTATCAG AAAGTAACCGCGGTGTTAATGCCAACACCAAGCAGGTTCCACTACATATTCAATATGCGAGATTTGTCGAGAATCGTAGCAGGACTTGTTCAGAGCCACCCTGACTACTTGTCAACTGTGAAACAAATCGTTAGACTATGGAGAAACGAGTTCACCAGAGTTATGTGTGATCGGTTGATAACCGAAGAC GACGAGAAAATTGTAGACGAATACATACGGGAAAAGATTAAAGAAACGTGGGAAGAAGAACGCGAGGTGATTGAATACGCGATGAGGGATCCTCTGTTGTTCGGTGACTTTAGAAACGCGATTAACGATGACGAGCCACGATTCTATGAGGATCTATTGGATTACGAGGCAGTCTATACCTTATTTTTAGAG ATTTACGAAGACTACAACGAAAGGAACGTATCGGGACTACACATGGTCCTCTTCAACGACGCGTTGGATCACCTGACCAGGGTGCACCGTGCACTTAGGATGCACAGAGGGCACGTTTTGGTAATCGGTACCGGTGGCAGTGGGAAACGTTCGGTGATCAAACTCGCTGCGTTTGCCGCCAACTATCGGACCTTCCAGATCAGCCTGACTCGAGGCTACAACGAAGCCTCTTTCCGCGAAGACACGAAGAATTTGTACAACATGGTCGGCGTGGAAAATCAACGAATCGTGTTCTTATTCACGTCCTCCCATATCGTCGACGAAAGCTTCTTGGAGCTGGTGAACAACATGCTGATGACTGGGGTGGTACCAGCATTGTTCACCGACGAAGAGAAGGATGAAATCGTCAACTCTTGTAGGAATCAAGCCGTGGAGGCTGGGTTTGGAGTCACCAG AGAAAGCGTGTGGTCGTATTTCGTAAAAACAAGCGTTCAGAATTTACGAATAGCTCTATCGATGACTCCCTCGGGTGATTTTCTGAGGACGAGGTGCCGCAGTTACCCTGGACTGGTGAACAGTACCACCATAGACTGGATGTTCCCTTGGCCCGAACAGGCTTTGGTAGCAGTGGCCAATGTCACGCTCAGAGAA AATCGAAACGTGCCACAGGACTACAGAAAAGTTCTAGTCGAGCACATGGTGTTCGCGCATAAGACCGTCTGCGACTATACGACCGAGTTTCAGACGAAACTGCGAAGGAAAAACTATGTAACACCTAAACACTACCTGGACTTTATGGACAAGTATCTCGCTCTGTTATCAGAGACGAAGGATTATATAGATTCGCAATGTAATCGGCTTACCGGAG GTCTGCAGAAGATAGCAGAGGCCTCGGTAACTCTGAACGAGTTGAACGAGATTCTAGCTGTGCAGAGGGTGAAAGTGGCCGATCAGACAAAGAATTGCGAGCAGCTGTTAGCTTCCATAGGGGAGAGTACGGATATCGCGATGGCAAAGAAACAGCTGAGCGAAACGGAGAGGCAGGCGATAGAGGAGCAGAGGAAGGTCATCGATAAAGAAGAAACGGAAGCGAGGCAAGCGTTGGCGGAAGCGCAGCCCGCCTTGGACGCAGCCAGAGCGGCCCTTGGGGAACTCGAGAAGGCGGACATCACTGAAATAAG ATCGTTCGCAACCCCTCCAGAGCCAGTGCAAATCGTCTCGGAATGCGTGGCAATGTTACGAGGCATCAAGGACATTTCTTGGAAAGGCGCAAAGGGTATGATGAGCGATCCAGCGTTTTTAAGAACTCTGCAAGAGATGAATTGCGACAAGATCACGTTCAAGCAGCAACAAGCGGTTAGAGCACATTTGAAGAAGACCACAAAGTTGGATCAAATGCAATCGATCAGCAAGGCTGGGTACGGCTTGTACAAATTCGTGCTGGCTGTGTTGGATTATTGCGCCGTTTTCAAAGAG GTGAAACCAAAGATAGATCGAGTTAAAGAATTAGAATCGGAATCGGAGCGAGCTCGAAAGGCTTTGGAACGGGAGGAACGAGAATTAAAAAGGATCGAGAAAGCCATAGGAGAGCTGAATATAAAATATGAAAATGCGATGGCAGAGCGTCAGAAATTGCAAGAGGAGACGGATTTGCTCCAGAGGCGTCTGATAGCTGCCGACAAGTTGATCAACGGATTATCCTCGGAGAATGAACGATGGAAGAAAGAATTGGAGGCTTTGCATGGGCAGATTGAGAAAATCACTGGGAACTGTTTGCTCTCCGCTGGATTTCTCGCGTATTGCGGCCCATTTACTTATGaatacagaaataagatgctgtaCGAGGATTGGTGGAACAGTATAACGAAGAAGAGGATTCCCTTCACGGATACGTATAGGATTGAGACGCAGCTAAGCAACGATGTTGAAATTAGCAC ATGGACGTCGGAAGGTTTGCCGCCGGACGAATTGTCCGTTCAGAACGGAATTTTAACAATGAGAGCGTCGAGGTTCCCTGTTTGCATCGATCCTCAGCAACAGGCTCTGAATTGGATCAAGAAGAAGGAGCAAAAGAAGAATTTGAAGATCCTCTCGTTCACTGACCCAGACTTTCTCAAGCAAGTGGAACTCGCGATAAAATACGGTTTACCAGTTCTGTTTCAAGACGTCGACGAAGTGGACCCTGTTTTGGATAATGTTTTATCGAAGAATATACAAA ctGTTGGAGGCAGAGTGTTCGTCCTGCTAGGCGATAAGGAAGTGGATTACGATCCAAAGTTCAGGATGTATCTCACTACGAAATTATCTAATCCTATATTCAACGCCGCTTTGTATGCTAAGACTACCGTAATCAATTACATGGTCACCACAGGG GGTCTAGAAGACCAACTGCTATCGGTTGTCGTACGAGCCGAGAGGCCTGACGTAGAAGAACAACGGGAAAGCCTGATCGCCGAGACCAGCGAGAACAAAGCCCTCCTCCAGCAGCTGGAGGACAGTTTGCTCCGCGAGATCGCCACGAACCAAGGCAACATGCTGGACAACATCGAGCTGATCGAGACACTGGAGAACACCAAATCCAGCGCGAACGAGGTGACTAGGAAGCTCTACCTGGCCGAAGTGACCGCTGCGGACGTGAACAAACTGCGTGACGGATATCGACCGGTCGCGAAACGTGGCGCGATTCTCTTCTTCGTCCTGGCTGACCTGGCCACGGTAAACACCATGTATCAATACTCTCTGCTCAGCTACGTCGAGGTGTTCGTTTTCTCGCTGAAAAGGGCGCTCCCCGATCCAACGCTTCAACGCCGACTACAAAACATAATCCCGATGTTGACGAAGAACGTCTACGACTATGGTTGCACGGGGATCTTCGAGAGGCACAAGCTGCTCTTTTCATTTCAAATTTCCGCGAAACTGGAGGAGAGCATGGGACACATCAGCCAACGGCAATTGGATTTTTTCGTAAAAGGGTGCTTCGGTTTGGAAAAGGCTGCGAGTATTAACCCTACCGAATGGCTGCCCGCTAGTGGCTGGGCGGATTTGCTCAAGCTGAGCAACGATTTCCCCGACAAGTTCGACCGGCTTCCGGAGGAACTGAGTAATAATGTGGAAACGTGGGAGGCT TGGTACAATCTCGACGCTCCAGAGTCCGAAGACTTCCCGCTGGATTACTCGAACAAGCTGAAACCTTTCGAGAAGCTGATGCTAATGCGCTGCTTCCGCGTCGATAGAGTTTACCGAACTATCATCGATTACATTAGCCAAGTAATGGGAGATGAATACATTACACCGCCTCACGTTAGCTTCGATTCCATCTTCGAACAAAGCTCGCCCACGCTACCTGTCGTCTTCATTCTAAGCCCTGGATCCGACCCAACCTCCGAGCTAATGAAACTAGCGGACAGATACGGCTGCGGTGGTGGGAAATTTAAATATCTATCCCTCGGACAAGGCCAGGAAGCG ACCGCATTCGAGTTGTTGGAAATAGCAGTCTCTAGAGGGCAATGGTTAATGTTCCAAAATTGCCATTTGCTGTTGAGTTTCGCTAAAGAACTGgagaaactgctggagaatgtaGGCAACTACCATCCTGATTTCCGGCTGTGGCTTACGACCGATCCAACACCCAATTTTCCGATCGGAATATTGCAAAAATCGTTAAAAG TGGTCACAGAACCACCTAATGGGCTAAAATTAAATATCCAAAACACGTATCTGAACATGAGGCCACAGGTGCTTGAACGATGCGAGCATCCAATGTATAAACACTTGATCTACGTTTTGGCGTTCTATCACGCGGTTGTTCAA GAGAGAAGGAGGTACGACAAGATTGGATGGAACATAAATTACGATTTCAATGAGTCCGACTTCAACGTGTGCACCACTATTCTGGATACTTATTTGACGAAGGCTGCTTTCTCGAACGATACTAGAATTCCTTGGAACAGCCTGAAATATTTAATAGGAGAA GTAATGTACGGCGGACGAGTGATCGACAGCTACGACCGTCGAGTATCTCACACCTACATGGACGAATATTTCGGGGACTTTATTTTCGATAGTTTCCAACCTTTCCACTTTTACCATGACCAGCACGTTGATTACGTGATACCGCCGAATGGGGAGCACGACGATTACCTCGAATTCATCGAGGAGCTGCCCCTTGTGAACACTCCAGAGGTCTTTGGACTCCATCCAAACGCTGAAATTGGCTACTTCACCCAAGCGGCCAAAGAAATGTGGAGCAATCTTATAGAACTACAACCGCAAGCAG AGCAGTGTTATATTTTAGAAGTCACCGGGGTTGGAATAAGCAAAGAAGAATTTATTGACAACACCGCCAAGGAAGTTTCAGATAAAGTACCTGCCGAATACGATCTCGTCAAAGTGAAGAAGAATTTTGGACCGGTCATAACTCCCACCACGATCGTGCTTTTCCAAGAACTGGAGAGATTCAACAGATTAATCAGAACGATGAAGAAAACCTTGTCGCAGCTGAGAAAA GCCATTGCTGGAGAAATTGGGATGGACACGACACTCGAAAGTATATCAGCAGCATTATATAACGGTATATTGCCGAAGGAATGGGCCAAACTGGCCCCAGACACAAGGAAAACCTTGGGTGGCTGGATGGAACACTTCGAGAAGAGGATACAACAGTATACTAGCTGG GCTGGTACCAACGAACCTATAGTTCTCTGGTTAGCTGGCCTGCACATCCCGGAAACTTACTTAGCAGCCCTTGTGCAAATGGCGTGTCACAGGAACAGTTGGTCTTTGGACCGTTCTCTCACGTATACGGCAGTGACGAGGTACACCAGGCCCGAGAAAATAGAAGAAAGACCTGACCAG GGTTGTTACGTGAGTGGACTATATCTGGAAGGTGCTAGATGGGACCTGGAGGGACAATGTCTGAACAGATCGCATCCAAAGGTACTAGTCGAGGAATTACCGGTACTCATCATCATTCCAGTGGAGGCTCATCGACTCAGACTACAG AATACATTTGCAACGCCGGTGTATACTACATCGAATCGACGGAACGCTATGGGGGTGGGTTTGGTGTTCGAGGCGAATCTCGCTACTACGGAACACATTTCTCACTGGGTGTTACAAGGAGTTTGTTTAATACTAAATACAGATTAA